In Mus pahari unplaced genomic scaffold, PAHARI_EIJ_v1.1 scaffold_15501_1, whole genome shotgun sequence, the following are encoded in one genomic region:
- the LOC110314713 gene encoding leukocyte immunoglobulin-like receptor subfamily B member 3A, producing LYKDGNLYTTVTKNKQKPANKSEFSISDVDYQXAGQYQCAYRTQAESSDYSDPLDLVVTGAYEKPRLSAKTSPVVTSGGYVTLQCESRQSYHRLILTVEGPQKLSWRENSQYDYSIRKYHALFSVGPVTXNQRWIYRCYSYNTNEPYVWSAPSEPLELLVSGSLQKPTIKAEPGPVIASRREMTIWCQGNLDAEIYFLHKEGSQNTQSSQALQESGYKGKFFIPSVTGQHAGQYRCYCYSSAGWSQPSDTLELVVTGMYNYYKLRLSALPSPVVTVGENITLKCVSQNNYDKXILTKEDKKFTSSLDTQYIHSDGVYQALFLGGPMTPNHTGTFRCYGYYKNTPSEWSASSDPKDIMITVQLRITPSLSVKPNSTVXSGENVTLLCWSMYSVDTFILSKEGSAQQPLQLKSKYHDQHFQAEFSMSAVTSHLSGTYRCYGSQDSSVYLLSYASAPVELTVSGTSESSTWSPKKPFSPI from the exons CTCTATAAAGATGGAAACCTGTATACAACAGTcacaaagaacaaacagaagccaGCAAACAAGAGTGAATTCTCAATCTCAGATGTAGACTATCAANATGCAGGGCAATATCAATGTGCCTACAGGACGCAGGCTGAATCATCAGACTACAGTGACCCCCTGGATCTAGTGGTGACAG gAGCCTATGAGAAACCCAGGCTTTCAGCCAAGACCAGCCCTGTGGTGACTTCAGGAGGGTATGTCACCCTACAGTGTGAGTCCAGGCAGAGCTATCACAGGCTCATTCTGACTGTAGAAGGACCACAGAAGCTCTCCTGGAGGGAGAACTCACAGTATGACTACTCTATAAGGAAGTACCATGCCCTGTTCTCTGTGGGCCCTGTGACCNCCAACCAGAGATGGATATACAGATGCTACAGTTACAACACGAACGAACCATATGTGTGGTCAGCTCCTAGTGAACCCCTGGAGCTCCTGGTCTCAG GGAGCCTCCAAAAACCAACCATCAAGGCTGAACCAGGTCCTGTGATCGCCTCCAGAAGAGAAATGACCATCTGGTGTCAGGGGAACCTGGAtgcagaaatatattttctgcaTAAAGAAGGAAGCCAAAACACACAGAGCTCACAAGCCCTACAGGAGTCTGGTTACAAGGGCAAGTTCTTCATCCCTTCTGTGACAGGACAACATGCAGGGCAATATCGTTGTTATTGTTACAGCTCAGCTGGTTGGTCACAGCCCAGTGACACCCTGGAGCTGGTGGTGACAG GAATGTATAACTACTATAAACTCAGGCTGTCTGCACTGCCCAGCCCTGTGGTGACAGTAGGAGAGAACATAACCCTCAAATGTGTCTCACAGAATAATTACGATAAGTTNATTCTCACCAAGGAAGATAAGAAATTCACAAGCTCCCTGGACACACAGTATATACATTCTGATGGAGTGTACCAAGCCCTATTTTTGGGGGGACCCATGACCCCAAATCATACAGGGACATTCAGATGTTATGGCTACTACAAGAATACCC CCTCTGAGTGGTCAGCCTCCAGTGACCCCAAGGACATCATGATCACAG TACAGCTCCGTATCACTCCTTCCCTCTCAGTGAAGCCTAACTCCACAGTANACTCGGGAGAGAACGTGACCCTGCTGTGTTGGTCAATGTACTCTGTGGACACTTTCATTCTGTCCAAGGAGGGATCAGCCCAGCAACCCCTGCAACTAAAATCAAAGTACCACGATCAGCACTTCCAGGCAGAGTTCTCCATGAGTGCTGTGACCTCCCATCTCTCAGGCACCTACAGGTGCTATGGATCTCAAGACTCATCTGTCTACCTGTTGTCATATGCCAGTGCCCCTGTGGAGCTCACCGTCTCAG GAACCAGTGAATCCTCCACCTGGTCTCCCAAAAAGCCCTTCTCACCAATTC